Proteins encoded by one window of Actinocorallia herbida:
- a CDS encoding spinster family MFS transporter, translating to MISSPGSASAAADARVPGAHRVLALLTLANFMNFYDRTVPAIVVEPIKAEFGLGDGHIGAVTSAFTVVYALAGIALGRVADRGSRRRVMAGGLVVWSLFTAVSGGAWSFAALLLFRLGVGIGEASYAPAANAMIFDVFPPGRRARAIGVFQLGIPVGLLAAFLSVGWIVEATGSWRVPFLLAAVPGFVLAALMLTLPEPRRDAAGRAAAPPLRQAVRSILAIPTVRRLVLAGVGVQIPAHSMTTFLVPYLQRHFGLGIGAAAQSAGLVLGLTGIAGLLLGGVAADRAGRRSLPARMTAGAAGVALSAPLTLAALLADATAVTAFLTLFAAGWLFHYFFITTALPAIADVVEPHLRATAVAVYYASFYLLGGAFGPIVTGALSDRFTAIVPAASAAAADAAGLHYALLVVVPVFLLLGALALWTAGRTITTDHTRMLARTTVSDRPARDVAGRGEAELDRPAPGPPVSG from the coding sequence GTGATCTCCTCTCCCGGCTCCGCGTCGGCCGCGGCCGACGCACGCGTTCCCGGCGCCCACCGCGTGCTCGCGCTCCTGACGCTGGCCAACTTCATGAACTTCTACGACCGGACGGTGCCGGCGATCGTCGTCGAGCCGATCAAGGCGGAGTTCGGGCTGGGCGACGGCCACATCGGCGCGGTGACCAGTGCGTTCACCGTGGTCTACGCGCTGGCAGGCATCGCACTCGGACGCGTCGCCGACCGGGGTTCGCGCCGCAGGGTGATGGCCGGGGGCCTCGTCGTGTGGAGCCTGTTCACCGCGGTCAGCGGAGGCGCGTGGAGCTTCGCGGCGCTGCTGCTGTTCCGGCTGGGCGTCGGGATCGGCGAGGCCTCCTACGCGCCCGCCGCCAACGCGATGATCTTCGACGTGTTCCCGCCGGGGCGGCGCGCCCGCGCGATCGGGGTCTTCCAGCTCGGCATCCCGGTCGGGCTGCTCGCCGCCTTCCTCAGCGTCGGCTGGATCGTGGAGGCGACCGGCTCCTGGCGCGTCCCGTTCCTCCTGGCCGCCGTGCCGGGGTTCGTGCTCGCCGCCCTGATGCTCACGCTGCCCGAGCCGCGGCGCGACGCGGCCGGTCGCGCGGCCGCGCCGCCCCTGCGGCAGGCGGTCCGCTCGATCCTGGCGATCCCGACCGTGCGGCGGCTCGTCCTCGCCGGGGTCGGCGTCCAGATCCCGGCCCACTCCATGACCACGTTCCTCGTCCCGTACCTGCAACGCCACTTCGGCCTCGGGATCGGGGCGGCGGCCCAGTCGGCGGGCCTCGTCCTCGGACTCACCGGCATCGCCGGACTGCTCCTGGGCGGCGTCGCCGCCGACCGGGCGGGCAGGCGCTCCCTGCCGGCCCGGATGACGGCCGGCGCGGCGGGCGTCGCCCTGTCCGCGCCGCTCACCCTCGCCGCGCTGCTCGCCGACGCGACGGCCGTCACCGCCTTCCTCACCCTGTTCGCCGCCGGATGGCTCTTCCACTACTTCTTCATCACCACCGCGCTCCCGGCGATCGCCGACGTGGTCGAGCCGCACCTGCGCGCCACCGCGGTGGCCGTCTACTACGCCTCCTTCTACCTCCTGGGCGGCGCGTTCGGCCCGATCGTCACGGGAGCGCTCTCCGACAGGTTCACCGCGATAGTCCCCGCCGCTTCGGCCGCGGCCGCCGACGCGGCGGGCCTGCACTACGCGCTCCTCGTCGTCGTCCCCGTCTTCCTTCTCCTGGGCGCCCTCGCCCTCTGGACGGCGGGCCGCACCATCACCACCGACCACACCCGCATGCTCGCCAGGACGACGGTCTCCGATCGGCCCGCCCGGGACGTCGCCGGGCGCGGCGAGGCGGAGCTCGACCGCCCGGCACCCGGCCCGCCGGTCTCCGGCTAG
- a CDS encoding ABC transporter substrate-binding protein — translation MSGPPSSPGTRRADGTAVRIGALVPLSPPGWVEAGRQLLAGLELAVDEVNDAGGIAGRPLELVVRDTAADPRKAEAAVDELVGLGVTALAGEYHSVVARSAAARADALGVPFLCSSAVLDTLTEQPTPWVARLAPAQSHGWRIYADFLLGAGHRRVAVAAEPSVYWASGARLLRDRLAPRGGTVTELDMRALTPADLCGELVADGATALLLLVGHPEPAMSIVGSVRRDRRLAGIMIGAPAGQPEFAAWATALGDDGAAVPFLRYLPERLGPLGARVEAALRARLAQAPSFVAFEGYDTIAVLAEALRSHGTDRARVAESWPRVAVEGTRGTIRFSRTPGIGVWQWAWPPVQVVDRDPADPERLRILHTG, via the coding sequence GTGTCCGGACCACCATCGTCACCGGGAACGCGGCGGGCCGACGGCACCGCCGTTCGGATCGGCGCCCTCGTGCCGCTGAGCCCACCGGGCTGGGTCGAGGCGGGCCGGCAGCTGCTCGCCGGACTCGAGCTCGCCGTGGACGAGGTCAACGACGCGGGCGGGATCGCCGGGAGGCCGCTCGAACTGGTCGTCCGGGACACCGCGGCGGATCCGCGGAAGGCCGAGGCGGCCGTGGACGAACTGGTCGGCCTCGGCGTGACCGCCTTGGCGGGCGAGTACCACAGCGTCGTCGCCCGCTCCGCCGCCGCCAGGGCCGACGCCCTCGGTGTGCCGTTCCTCTGCTCGTCGGCGGTGCTCGACACGCTCACCGAGCAGCCCACCCCCTGGGTCGCGCGCCTCGCCCCGGCGCAGTCCCACGGCTGGCGGATCTACGCGGACTTCCTCCTCGGCGCGGGCCACCGTCGCGTCGCGGTCGCGGCCGAGCCGAGCGTCTACTGGGCGTCCGGGGCCCGGCTCCTGCGGGACCGCCTCGCGCCGCGCGGCGGCACCGTCACCGAACTCGACATGCGCGCCCTCACCCCCGCGGACCTGTGCGGCGAGCTCGTCGCCGACGGCGCGACCGCGCTGCTCCTCCTCGTCGGCCACCCGGAGCCGGCGATGTCGATCGTCGGATCCGTCCGCCGCGACCGGCGCCTCGCCGGGATCATGATCGGCGCCCCGGCCGGGCAGCCGGAGTTCGCCGCGTGGGCGACGGCGCTGGGCGACGACGGCGCCGCGGTCCCGTTCCTGCGCTACCTGCCGGAACGCCTCGGCCCGCTCGGCGCGCGAGTCGAGGCGGCCCTCCGCGCGCGGCTGGCGCAGGCCCCCTCGTTCGTCGCCTTCGAGGGCTATGACACGATCGCCGTCCTCGCCGAGGCGCTGCGCTCGCATGGCACCGACCGGGCGCGCGTCGCCGAGTCCTGGCCTCGCGTCGCGGTCGAAGGCACCCGCGGAACGATCCGGTTCTCCCGCACGCCCGGCATCGGCGTCTGGCAATGGGCGTGGCCCCCGGTCCAGGTCGTCGACCGGGATCCGGCCGATCCCGAACGGCTGCGGATCCTGCACACCGGCTAG
- a CDS encoding SDR family NAD(P)-dependent oxidoreductase, with protein MTTTLITGANKGLGYETARRLVAEGHTVYVGVRDPERGRQAADRLGARLLVMDVTDEASVLAAARRVEADGHRLDVLINNAGIEGRAPDGGVIGAADVTGEMMRETFDTNVFGMVRVLHAFLPLLQRSPAPVVVNLSSGLSSLTGATTPGTPSYAYPGVAYPASKAAVNMITVQFAKAFPEMRINAVEPGYTKTDLNDNTGFQTVEEGAEIIVRMALIGPDGPTGALLSAHGPLPW; from the coding sequence ATGACGACGACACTGATCACCGGGGCGAACAAGGGCCTCGGATACGAGACCGCACGCCGTCTCGTCGCCGAGGGGCACACCGTCTACGTCGGGGTCCGCGATCCCGAGCGGGGCCGCCAGGCCGCCGACCGCCTCGGGGCGCGGCTGCTCGTCATGGACGTCACCGACGAGGCGTCCGTTCTCGCCGCGGCCCGGCGGGTCGAGGCCGATGGACACCGCCTCGACGTCCTGATCAACAACGCGGGCATCGAGGGCCGCGCCCCCGACGGGGGCGTCATCGGCGCGGCCGACGTGACCGGCGAGATGATGCGGGAGACCTTCGACACCAACGTGTTCGGCATGGTCCGTGTCCTGCACGCCTTCCTCCCGCTCCTGCAGCGCTCGCCCGCCCCGGTCGTGGTCAACCTCAGCAGCGGCCTCTCCTCCCTGACGGGCGCGACCACCCCCGGCACCCCGTCCTACGCCTACCCGGGCGTCGCCTACCCGGCGTCGAAGGCCGCCGTGAACATGATCACGGTCCAGTTCGCGAAGGCGTTCCCGGAGATGCGGATCAACGCCGTGGAACCCGGCTACACCAAGACCGACCTCAACGACAACACCGGCTTCCAGACCGTCGAGGAGGGCGCGGAGATCATCGTCAGGATGGCCCTCATCGGCCCGGACGGCCCCACCGGAGCCCTCCTTTCCGCCCACGGCCCCCTCCCCTGGTGA
- a CDS encoding DUF6271 family protein, which translates to MESWESRTRPAWFREEFEQHRSSRGAPLRLVYIPTHRDCPEVLGAVVAEVLTARERSTDEFRLLLIDDRPAALAEENRRAAERAAEEARQVVTWLGTDAWAEFVAGLVARAGLSDAESAEAREALLKPTGSYAGGMNKAALVAARLGSATLHRRDSDEFPAYDAVSGAGTLEVEIAMLGTALPTGSGGHAAPFMVGSSVDGEPTKDHRDLEEAGARFGAELEALSRRRRAPGEERAAVVGGDIAVGAGLRVERDLVGRTQVGVSASREVHHWIPEMPAVGVLGTDHFQKGLLYQLGLPVYWHPLRAYHRYEPWRADQADPEQLARYAVSELRHAVLRHYWKTANEVIAGIGPGLFTGNGAFRSDLCADAFTGALIADLGPAEAVADAFVDVYTRAADAAAGAAAERLRIRVKALREERPRAVGYVREAILEFARLTRLWPRLVGGARSLGAVARPGR; encoded by the coding sequence GTGGCCGAGGTGCTGACCGCGCGGGAACGCTCCACCGACGAGTTCCGGCTCCTGCTGATCGACGACCGGCCCGCCGCGCTGGCGGAGGAGAACCGCCGGGCCGCCGAGCGCGCCGCCGAGGAAGCCCGCCAGGTCGTCACCTGGCTGGGGACCGACGCCTGGGCCGAGTTCGTCGCCGGGCTGGTGGCGCGCGCCGGGCTGTCGGACGCGGAGTCCGCGGAAGCCCGCGAGGCGCTCCTCAAGCCCACCGGTTCCTACGCAGGAGGCATGAACAAGGCCGCCCTGGTCGCCGCCCGCCTGGGTTCGGCGACCCTGCACCGGCGCGACAGCGATGAGTTCCCCGCCTACGACGCGGTCTCCGGCGCCGGCACGTTGGAGGTCGAGATCGCGATGCTGGGCACCGCCCTGCCGACCGGCTCCGGCGGGCACGCTGCGCCGTTCATGGTCGGTTCGAGCGTCGACGGCGAGCCGACGAAGGACCACCGCGACCTCGAGGAGGCGGGCGCGCGCTTCGGCGCCGAACTCGAAGCGCTCAGCCGCAGGCGCCGCGCGCCCGGTGAGGAGCGGGCGGCCGTCGTCGGGGGCGATATCGCGGTCGGGGCGGGGCTGCGCGTGGAACGGGACCTCGTCGGCCGGACCCAAGTGGGGGTGTCCGCCTCTCGGGAGGTGCACCACTGGATCCCGGAGATGCCCGCGGTGGGCGTGCTGGGCACCGACCACTTCCAGAAGGGCCTGCTCTACCAGCTCGGGCTGCCGGTGTACTGGCACCCGCTGCGCGCCTACCACCGGTACGAGCCGTGGCGCGCCGACCAGGCCGACCCGGAGCAGCTCGCCCGGTACGCGGTCTCGGAACTGCGCCACGCGGTCCTGCGGCACTACTGGAAGACCGCGAACGAGGTCATCGCCGGGATCGGGCCCGGCCTCTTCACCGGGAACGGGGCGTTCAGGTCGGATCTGTGCGCCGACGCGTTCACCGGGGCCCTCATCGCGGACCTCGGGCCCGCCGAGGCCGTCGCGGACGCGTTCGTGGACGTCTACACCAGGGCGGCGGACGCGGCCGCCGGCGCCGCCGCCGAGCGGCTGCGGATCCGGGTGAAGGCGTTGCGGGAGGAGCGCCCGCGGGCGGTCGGGTACGTGCGCGAGGCGATCTTGGAGTTCGCCCGGTTGACGCGGTTGTGGCCCCGCCTCGTCGGCGGGGCGCGCTCCCTGGGCGCGGTCGCGCGCCCCGGTCGGTAG
- a CDS encoding ABC transporter ATP-binding protein, which produces MTGTVGEKSVRREAVLLALRLYLGELRRQWPRALPGLTLPAIGNVCLFYLAPLFVAGIVGRSAADRESSAGDLVPYVLGFGAVLLAGEALWRFGFHFLSRVDAEGIERLGMTGMDVLLAKDPAFFQDSFAGSLTKRILGFSGRFEEFNDTFSFSIMANVIPLAFASMVLWRYDPLLVLVLVGLIVVTAAMVAPFIRRRQALVDAREAAKVRVSGHVSDVVANMETVRAFAAEEREAAEYRGRLIEQRRLSLRSWDYANRRVDTTVSVMSVLTSTVGLLLAVALRGGLGVETIVVTFAYFTSATRIMFEFNQVFRRLESTLTEAAQFTELLLAPPTVLDAEDPQPLRPADTTVRFERVSFAHRGADPLFDGLELEIPSGTRIGLVGRSGGGKTTLTRLLLRLMDVEGGRILIGGQDITRIRQRDLRGLIAYVPQEPAMFHRSVRDNIAFARPDATDADILRAARAAHVTEFTDPLPDGWHTVVGERGVKLSGGQRQRVALARAILRDAPVLLLDEATSALDSESEVLIQEALWNLMRDRTALVVAHRLSTVVRMDRLVVLDRGRIIEQGSHHELLDTGGPYSRLWHHQSGGFLTENDDDVPAPSSS; this is translated from the coding sequence ATGACGGGGACCGTCGGGGAGAAGTCGGTGCGGAGGGAAGCGGTGCTGCTGGCGCTGCGGCTGTATCTCGGGGAGCTGCGGCGGCAGTGGCCGAGGGCGCTGCCGGGGCTGACGCTGCCGGCGATCGGCAATGTCTGCCTGTTCTATCTCGCGCCGCTGTTCGTGGCGGGGATCGTCGGACGGTCGGCCGCGGACCGGGAGAGCTCCGCGGGCGACCTGGTGCCGTACGTGCTGGGGTTCGGCGCGGTGCTGCTCGCCGGAGAGGCGCTGTGGCGGTTCGGGTTCCACTTCCTCAGCCGGGTCGACGCCGAGGGGATCGAACGGCTCGGCATGACGGGGATGGACGTGCTGCTGGCCAAGGACCCGGCGTTCTTCCAGGACTCGTTCGCCGGATCGCTGACCAAGCGGATCCTGGGGTTCTCCGGAAGGTTCGAGGAGTTCAACGACACGTTCTCCTTCTCGATCATGGCCAACGTCATCCCGCTGGCGTTCGCCTCGATGGTGCTGTGGCGCTATGACCCGCTGCTGGTACTGGTGCTCGTCGGCCTCATCGTCGTCACCGCCGCGATGGTGGCGCCGTTCATCCGGCGGCGGCAGGCCCTGGTGGACGCCCGTGAGGCGGCCAAGGTACGGGTGTCGGGACATGTCTCCGACGTGGTGGCCAACATGGAGACCGTCCGGGCCTTCGCGGCCGAGGAGAGGGAGGCCGCCGAGTACCGGGGACGGCTGATCGAGCAGCGCCGCCTGTCGCTGCGGTCCTGGGACTACGCGAACCGCCGGGTCGACACCACCGTGTCCGTCATGTCGGTGCTCACCAGCACGGTCGGGCTGCTCCTCGCGGTGGCGCTGCGCGGCGGGCTCGGGGTCGAGACCATCGTGGTGACCTTCGCCTACTTCACCAGCGCGACCCGGATCATGTTCGAGTTCAACCAGGTGTTCCGGCGGCTGGAGAGCACCCTCACCGAGGCCGCCCAGTTCACCGAGCTGCTGCTGGCGCCGCCCACCGTCCTCGACGCCGAGGACCCCCAGCCGCTGCGCCCCGCCGACACCACCGTCCGCTTCGAACGGGTCAGCTTCGCGCACCGCGGCGCGGACCCGCTGTTCGACGGCCTCGAACTGGAGATCCCGAGCGGGACCAGGATCGGGCTGGTGGGCCGGTCCGGCGGCGGCAAGACCACGCTGACCCGCCTGCTGCTCCGTCTCATGGACGTCGAGGGCGGCCGCATCCTCATCGGCGGCCAGGACATCACCCGGATCCGCCAGCGCGACCTGCGCGGCCTCATCGCCTACGTCCCGCAGGAACCCGCCATGTTCCACCGCTCCGTCCGGGACAACATCGCCTTCGCCCGCCCCGACGCCACCGACGCCGACATCCTGCGGGCCGCGCGGGCCGCGCACGTCACCGAGTTCACCGACCCGCTCCCCGACGGATGGCACACCGTCGTCGGCGAGCGGGGCGTCAAGCTCTCCGGAGGCCAGCGCCAGCGGGTCGCCCTCGCCCGCGCCATCCTCCGCGACGCGCCCGTCCTCCTCCTCGACGAGGCGACCAGCGCCCTGGACTCCGAAAGCGAAGTCCTCATCCAGGAGGCGCTCTGGAACCTCATGCGGGACCGGACCGCCCTCGTCGTCGCCCACCGGCTCAGCACCGTCGTCCGGATGGACCGCCTGGTCGTCCTCGACCGCGGCCGCATCATCGAACAGGGCTCCCACCACGAGCTCCTCGACACGGGCGGCCCCTACTCCCGCCTCTGGCACCACCAGTCCGGCGGCTTCCTCACCGAGAACGACGACGACGTCCCGGCCCCGTCCTCATCCTGA
- a CDS encoding epoxide hydrolase N-terminal domain-containing protein: MPEFAPLIAVGEAEPADLRARLRATRWATPWPVDGGEAGTDPSELRRLVAYWADGYDWRAHEAALNALPSRFADLDGTPVHYLLSADLSPPSSAPSAEPHRDRAARRDGVQDEDGAGTSSSFSVRKPPDWWCQRRE, translated from the coding sequence ATGCCCGAGTTCGCACCCCTGATCGCCGTTGGTGAAGCCGAACCGGCCGACCTGCGCGCTCGGTTGCGGGCCACCCGGTGGGCGACGCCCTGGCCCGTCGACGGCGGGGAGGCCGGCACCGATCCGTCCGAGCTGCGCCGTCTCGTCGCGTACTGGGCGGACGGCTACGACTGGCGGGCTCACGAGGCCGCGCTCAACGCGCTGCCGTCGCGCTTCGCCGACCTCGACGGCACCCCCGTCCACTACCTCCTCTCCGCCGACCTCTCACCGCCTTCTTCCGCCCCCTCCGCCGAGCCGCACCGTGACCGGGCGGCACGGCGGGACGGGGTTCAGGATGAGGACGGGGCCGGGACGTCGTCGTCGTTCTCGGTGAGGAAGCCGCCGGACTGGTGGTGCCAGAGGCGGGAGTAG
- a CDS encoding ABC-F family ATP-binding cassette domain-containing protein, with amino-acid sequence MGHVEVAHVDYFLPDGRMLLNDVSFRVGEGSACALVGANGAGKTTLLRLVSGEIQPDGGSVTISGGLGVMPQFVGSVRDDRTVRDLLVSVAPPALRVAASAVDAAELALMERDDEAAQMAYAQALSDWGEVGGYDAEVTWDICTMAALHTPYEQAQWRAVRTLSGGEQKRLVLEALLRGADGVLLLDEPDNYLDVPGKLWLEERLRETRKTVLFVSHDRELLDRAAEKIISVDPGPAGSHVWVHGGRFGTYHEARAQRFARFEELRRRWDEQHAQLKKLVVDMRQYAKRSDEMASRYHAAQTRLRRFEEAGPPDAPPREQKITMRLRGGRTGIRAVTCANLELRGLMKPFDLEVFYGERVAVLGSNGSGKSHFLRLLAGDDVAHDGLWKLGARVVPGHFAQTHAHPELFGRTLVDILWADHAKARGAAMNVLRRYELDGEGDQPFEKLSGGQQARFQILLLEIGGATLLLLDEPTDNLDLASAEALQQALEAYEGTTLAVTHDRWFARSFDRYLVFGSDGKVRETSDPVWDERPVERER; translated from the coding sequence ATGGGGCATGTGGAAGTCGCGCACGTCGATTACTTTCTGCCCGACGGGCGGATGCTGCTCAACGACGTGTCGTTCCGCGTCGGGGAGGGCAGCGCGTGCGCGCTCGTCGGCGCCAACGGGGCGGGCAAGACGACGCTGCTCCGGCTGGTCTCGGGTGAGATCCAGCCCGACGGCGGTTCGGTGACCATCAGCGGCGGGCTCGGCGTGATGCCGCAGTTCGTCGGGTCCGTCCGCGACGATCGCACGGTGCGGGACCTGCTGGTGTCGGTGGCCCCGCCCGCCCTGCGCGTCGCGGCCTCCGCCGTCGACGCCGCCGAGCTGGCGCTGATGGAGCGCGACGACGAGGCCGCGCAGATGGCCTACGCGCAGGCGCTCAGCGACTGGGGCGAGGTCGGCGGCTACGACGCCGAGGTCACCTGGGACATCTGCACGATGGCGGCGCTCCACACGCCCTACGAGCAGGCCCAGTGGCGGGCGGTGCGCACGCTGTCCGGCGGCGAGCAGAAGCGGCTGGTGCTGGAGGCGCTGCTGCGCGGCGCCGACGGCGTCCTGCTGCTCGACGAGCCGGACAACTATCTCGACGTCCCCGGCAAGCTGTGGCTGGAGGAGCGGCTTCGGGAGACCCGCAAGACCGTGCTGTTCGTCTCGCACGACCGCGAGCTGCTGGACCGCGCGGCGGAGAAGATCATCAGCGTCGATCCGGGCCCCGCGGGCAGCCATGTCTGGGTGCACGGCGGCAGGTTCGGCACCTACCATGAGGCGCGTGCGCAGCGGTTCGCCCGGTTCGAGGAGCTGCGCCGCCGCTGGGACGAGCAGCACGCCCAGCTCAAGAAGCTCGTGGTCGACATGCGCCAGTACGCCAAGCGCAGCGACGAGATGGCCTCCCGCTACCACGCCGCGCAGACCCGGCTGCGCCGGTTCGAGGAGGCGGGCCCGCCCGACGCGCCCCCGCGCGAGCAGAAGATCACCATGCGACTGCGCGGCGGCCGCACGGGGATCCGGGCCGTCACGTGCGCGAACCTGGAGCTGCGCGGCCTGATGAAGCCCTTCGACCTCGAGGTCTTCTACGGCGAGCGGGTCGCGGTGCTGGGCTCGAACGGCTCCGGCAAGTCCCACTTCCTGCGCCTGCTGGCCGGCGACGACGTCGCGCACGACGGGCTGTGGAAGCTCGGCGCCCGGGTCGTGCCGGGGCACTTCGCCCAGACGCACGCCCACCCCGAGCTGTTCGGGCGCACCCTCGTCGACATCCTGTGGGCCGATCACGCGAAGGCCCGCGGCGCGGCCATGAACGTGCTGCGCCGCTACGAACTCGACGGCGAGGGCGACCAGCCGTTCGAGAAGCTCTCCGGCGGCCAGCAGGCCCGGTTCCAGATCCTGCTCCTGGAGATCGGCGGAGCCACGCTCCTGCTGCTCGACGAGCCGACCGACAACCTCGACCTCGCCTCCGCCGAAGCGCTCCAGCAGGCCCTGGAGGCCTACGAGGGGACCACGCTGGCGGTCACGCACGACCGATGGTTCGCCCGGTCCTTCGACCGCTACCTGGTCTTCGGCTCTGACGGCAAGGTGCGCGAGACGTCCGATCCGGTCTGGGACGAGCGCCCCGTCGAACGCGAGCGGTAG
- a CDS encoding NADH:flavin oxidoreductase/NADH oxidase family protein: MSPTPVDRGRLGAPLAFREGRSLSNRLMKSALSEGLAEPDGAPGARLEELYRRWSTGGYGLLVTGNVIVDHRHLGEPGNVVVEDDRHLAALTRWAAAYKANGGPIWAQLNHPGRQANQRTGRHRPVAPSAIAARVPGAAKPRALRDEEVRDIIGRFGTAAAVIEAAGFDGVQIHGAHGYLVTQFLSPLSNLRDDAWGGDPERRRAFVIEVFRAIRAGVAPGFGVGIKLNSADFQRGGFTEAESREVVRALVAEGVDLIEVSGGSYEAPAMMGVLAESTRAREAYFLDYARTVRDVAGEVPIAVTGGFRTRAAMERALADGDCDVIGIGRPACLTPDAGAALLDRGRDRLDAPAIRAGARALLGRLTDLRKVDSAVNLQWHADQLHRMAAGLDPDPALPWWRTLTSMLRRGPGALRPKRG; this comes from the coding sequence ATGAGTCCCACCCCCGTCGACCGCGGCAGGCTGGGCGCGCCCCTCGCCTTCCGGGAGGGCCGGAGCCTGTCCAACCGGCTGATGAAGTCGGCGCTGAGCGAGGGGCTCGCCGAGCCCGACGGAGCGCCCGGCGCCCGGCTGGAGGAGCTCTACCGCAGGTGGAGCACGGGCGGCTACGGACTCCTGGTGACCGGCAACGTCATAGTCGACCACCGGCACCTGGGCGAGCCGGGCAACGTCGTGGTCGAGGACGACCGCCATCTCGCCGCGCTGACCCGGTGGGCCGCGGCCTACAAGGCGAACGGCGGCCCGATCTGGGCGCAGCTCAACCATCCGGGTCGTCAGGCCAACCAGCGCACCGGACGCCACCGCCCGGTCGCGCCCAGCGCGATCGCCGCCCGGGTGCCCGGCGCGGCCAAGCCGCGCGCCCTGCGGGACGAGGAGGTCCGCGACATCATCGGCCGGTTCGGCACGGCGGCGGCGGTCATCGAGGCGGCGGGGTTCGACGGGGTGCAGATCCACGGGGCGCACGGCTACCTCGTCACGCAGTTCCTCTCGCCCCTGTCCAACCTGCGCGATGACGCGTGGGGCGGCGATCCGGAACGCCGACGCGCCTTCGTCATCGAGGTGTTCCGGGCGATCCGCGCCGGCGTCGCGCCCGGCTTCGGCGTCGGGATCAAGCTGAACTCCGCGGACTTCCAGCGCGGCGGGTTCACCGAGGCGGAGTCCCGGGAGGTCGTCCGGGCCCTCGTCGCCGAGGGCGTCGACCTCATCGAGGTCAGCGGCGGATCCTATGAGGCCCCGGCGATGATGGGCGTGCTGGCCGAGTCCACCCGGGCCCGTGAGGCCTACTTCCTGGACTACGCCAGGACGGTCCGCGACGTCGCCGGGGAGGTGCCGATCGCCGTCACCGGCGGCTTCCGCACCCGCGCGGCCATGGAACGGGCCCTCGCCGACGGCGACTGCGACGTCATCGGGATCGGCCGGCCCGCCTGCCTCACCCCCGACGCCGGCGCGGCCCTCCTCGACCGGGGCCGGGACCGCCTGGACGCCCCCGCCATCCGGGCCGGCGCGCGCGCCCTGCTCGGCCGCCTCACCGACCTGCGGAAAGTGGACAGCGCGGTGAACCTCCAATGGCACGCCGACCAGCTCCACCGCATGGCCGCGGGCCTCGACCCCGACCCCGCCCTCCCGTGGTGGCGCACCCTCACCTCGATGCTCCGCCGCGGCCCCGGCGCCCTCCGCCCCAAACGGGGCTGA
- a CDS encoding class I SAM-dependent methyltransferase, with the protein MNGRRSDAPPRPDRADGPGTELEALLYDWHNTHRLSAQSADLAYWAGMTGGVDSLLVVGAGTGRVAVPLARHRARTVTALDLSAARLRRMPAVPGLTPVCGDMRAMPLRGGFGGAIVPYSTLQLLRTGHDRGRALAEAARVLDPGAPLYLDVSGSFDTRTAADWRIALSAPCPEVGETVVEWERCGVLPDHVLLEKSFRTEDGAVLLAVEERWAFLRVLDLDAELDRAGFDVTGVDHGYGADRSPHRRIYHARRRP; encoded by the coding sequence ATGAACGGACGACGTTCGGATGCGCCGCCTCGCCCCGACCGGGCCGACGGCCCCGGCACCGAGCTCGAGGCGCTGCTCTACGACTGGCACAACACGCACCGCCTGAGCGCGCAAAGCGCCGACCTCGCCTACTGGGCCGGGATGACCGGTGGCGTCGACAGCCTGCTCGTGGTCGGCGCCGGAACCGGCCGCGTCGCGGTGCCGCTCGCCCGGCACCGCGCGCGGACCGTCACCGCGCTCGACCTCAGCGCGGCCCGGCTCCGCCGCATGCCCGCGGTCCCCGGGCTGACGCCCGTCTGCGGCGACATGCGCGCGATGCCGCTGCGCGGAGGGTTCGGCGGCGCGATCGTCCCCTACTCCACGCTGCAACTGCTGCGCACCGGGCACGACCGGGGGCGGGCGCTCGCCGAGGCCGCCCGCGTCCTCGACCCGGGCGCGCCGCTGTACCTCGACGTGAGCGGGAGCTTCGACACCCGGACGGCCGCCGACTGGCGGATCGCGCTCAGCGCGCCCTGCCCCGAGGTGGGGGAGACCGTCGTGGAGTGGGAACGGTGCGGCGTGCTGCCCGACCACGTCCTGCTCGAGAAGTCGTTCCGCACCGAGGACGGCGCGGTCCTGCTGGCGGTGGAGGAGCGGTGGGCGTTCCTGCGCGTCCTCGACCTCGACGCGGAACTGGACCGGGCGGGTTTCGACGTCACCGGCGTCGACCACGGCTACGGCGCCGACCGGTCGCCCCACCGGCGGATCTACCACGCCCGCCGCAGGCCCTGA